A single genomic interval of Candidatus Nomurabacteria bacterium harbors:
- a CDS encoding RNA methyltransferase — protein sequence MGELTLNIRRKVQPGELVDISQKDRENISELDFELPDTVIVKSLSGTFIGQFRWESGNVRLLICDRSKDDTTLPIVLLQSIPEPQNRFSRILEGCIELGVEFLIPLDTYYDKPVNDLQKLINATIADSSKQSMTDTPTDISEIMSLDKIDWSQFNTTNKICLSTEPVNTIRLSEAISIDKPHLIAIGPPRGWHSSEIEYFKDHGFHFVNLRSNILRTDTAGVVVSSIIKYIQGEL from the coding sequence ATGGGAGAACTGACCCTAAATATCAGAAGAAAAGTACAACCTGGCGAGTTAGTTGATATCTCACAGAAAGATCGTGAGAATATATCTGAACTCGATTTTGAACTTCCTGATACAGTCATTGTAAAAAGCTTATCAGGAACGTTTATTGGTCAATTTCGCTGGGAATCAGGGAATGTAAGGCTTCTGATCTGCGATAGATCCAAAGATGACACTACATTACCAATTGTTTTGTTACAATCAATTCCAGAACCCCAAAACAGGTTTTCTAGGATCCTCGAGGGTTGCATAGAATTAGGTGTGGAATTTTTGATACCTTTAGATACATATTACGACAAACCAGTAAACGATCTACAGAAACTAATAAACGCCACCATTGCAGATTCGTCCAAGCAATCAATGACCGATACACCTACAGATATATCAGAGATCATGTCTCTTGATAAAATCGATTGGTCACAATTCAATACCACGAACAAGATCTGTCTGAGCACCGAACCAGTCAACACAATTCGTTTATCTGAGGCTATTTCTATAGACAAACCCCATCTGATCGCTATCGGACCACCTCGTGGCTGGCATAGTAGTGAGATCGAGTATTTTAAAGATCATGGATTCCATTTTGTGAATTTGAGGAGTAATATCCTACGAACTGATACAGCAGGTGTGGTCGTTTCATCAATTATCAAGTATATTCAAGGAGAATTATGA